The proteins below are encoded in one region of Candidatus Ozemobacteraceae bacterium:
- a CDS encoding ABC-2 family transporter protein — protein sequence MRRHTGIILQFWKAHLVQALEYRTSFAFGIIANGLDFVFGLLQYCLFFTVADAIADWDMPRMLAFYAVFMTIFSLHFILLYPNLDAIGRFVNTGQLDLVLTKPVSPQALLSFRSLSFEEFGSLLAALGLLAWLLASGRIAFSPTRMLMFVIAIACSLSLIYCMFLFFMSLAIRIEKIQNMSELLWSVFSLCRYPADIYPRAARWVFYVVLPIAFVTTVPARAISAGEAPEILLLGCALTVTLVAASVLFWRRSLAGYTSAGG from the coding sequence ATGCGACGCCATACGGGAATCATTCTCCAGTTCTGGAAAGCGCATCTCGTCCAGGCTCTTGAATACCGCACCAGTTTCGCGTTCGGCATCATCGCGAACGGTCTCGACTTCGTGTTCGGGCTTCTGCAATACTGCCTGTTCTTCACCGTCGCCGACGCAATCGCCGATTGGGACATGCCCCGCATGCTGGCGTTCTACGCCGTGTTCATGACGATCTTTTCCCTTCATTTCATCCTGTTGTATCCGAATCTCGACGCGATCGGCCGCTTCGTAAACACCGGGCAACTCGATCTGGTGCTGACGAAGCCGGTCTCGCCGCAGGCCCTGCTCTCCTTCCGAAGCCTTTCGTTCGAGGAGTTCGGCAGTCTCCTCGCAGCCCTGGGTCTTCTCGCCTGGCTGCTTGCAAGCGGTCGCATCGCGTTCTCGCCGACCCGCATGCTGATGTTCGTCATCGCGATCGCGTGCAGCCTGAGCCTCATTTACTGCATGTTCCTTTTTTTCATGAGCCTCGCCATCCGGATTGAAAAGATCCAGAACATGTCGGAACTGCTCTGGAGCGTCTTCAGTCTCTGCCGGTATCCCGCCGATATTTACCCCCGCGCGGCGCGCTGGGTCTTCTACGTGGTCCTGCCCATCGCCTTCGTGACGACCGTGCCCGCCCGTGCGATTTCGGCCGGTGAGGCTCCCGAGATCCTGCTTCTCGGCTGCGCCCTGACGGTCACTCTCGTTGCCGCATCCGTCCTCTTCTGGCGTCGTTCTCTCGCCGGCTATACCTCGGCGGGCGGTTGA
- a CDS encoding adenylate/guanylate cyclase domain-containing protein, protein MAKNAKSQNLSIMMTDIQGYSTTAATSSRNEIIALIRRHNQLMVPVIEFYGGTIIKSIGDAFLCTFVSATDAVICAIIIQLLLREYNQRQKDESQKLNLRVVVHSGDVSIEGNDIFGDAVNVTARIEGLPCFPGGSIGISEITYMLMDKNEIAVEKLGPQTLKGIPNPVTVYSVPLEKQKLTTLPTHLLELVEKVVAGRAESSGIAGSTAEWQKSIVKFLQEKNWGDNLGKVQKQIGQNIGQVQTKLVQTFGQKTVLEQGKGRAFSDASLGVRVKCFLIDLVILAVLTAILWIGWWPLQRIVYGSRSIDWNAFSKLRGNSSSLYDYDADTGEYRRKQGTLEWIVDLNVRAPIALYILYFAIFWRMKSASPGQIAGHSAVIMADGRPPTLAEALKRATIFVFTLIPFGIGGLAIFFGNRQTLWDKFCSSRVVE, encoded by the coding sequence ATGGCTAAGAATGCTAAGTCGCAGAACCTGTCCATCATGATGACGGACATCCAGGGCTACTCGACGACCGCCGCGACCAGTTCCCGCAACGAGATCATCGCCCTGATCAGACGGCACAACCAGTTGATGGTTCCCGTCATCGAGTTTTACGGCGGAACCATCATCAAGTCGATCGGAGACGCGTTTCTCTGCACGTTCGTCAGCGCGACCGACGCCGTCATCTGCGCCATCATCATCCAGCTGCTGCTTCGCGAATACAACCAGCGCCAGAAAGATGAAAGCCAGAAGCTCAACCTCCGCGTCGTCGTCCATTCCGGCGACGTCTCGATCGAGGGAAACGACATTTTCGGCGACGCCGTGAACGTGACGGCGCGGATCGAAGGACTCCCCTGCTTCCCGGGCGGTTCGATCGGCATCAGCGAGATCACCTACATGCTGATGGATAAAAATGAGATCGCCGTCGAGAAGCTCGGCCCGCAAACCCTGAAGGGCATACCGAACCCGGTCACGGTCTACTCCGTACCCCTCGAGAAACAGAAACTCACGACCCTGCCGACCCACCTGCTCGAGCTGGTCGAGAAAGTCGTGGCGGGCCGAGCAGAATCGTCGGGCATCGCCGGCTCGACCGCGGAGTGGCAAAAATCGATCGTGAAGTTCCTCCAGGAAAAAAACTGGGGCGACAACCTCGGCAAGGTCCAGAAGCAAATCGGCCAGAACATCGGCCAAGTCCAGACGAAGCTCGTGCAGACGTTCGGCCAGAAGACGGTGCTCGAACAGGGAAAAGGCCGCGCGTTCTCCGATGCTTCCCTGGGGGTTCGGGTAAAATGCTTCCTCATCGACCTCGTGATCCTGGCCGTCCTCACTGCGATTCTCTGGATCGGCTGGTGGCCTTTGCAGCGCATCGTGTATGGTTCTAGATCGATCGACTGGAACGCCTTCTCCAAATTGCGGGGGAACTCATCGAGCCTGTACGACTACGATGCCGACACCGGGGAATACAGACGCAAGCAGGGCACCCTCGAATGGATCGTCGATCTCAACGTCCGGGCGCCGATCGCCCTGTACATTCTATACTTTGCAATATTCTGGCGTATGAAAAGCGCCTCCCCCGGTCAGATCGCCGGCCACTCGGCCGTCATCATGGCCGACGGGCGGCCGCCGACGCTGGCGGAAGCGCTCAAACGCGCAACGATTTTCGTTTTCACCCTGATCCCCTTCGGGATCGGCGGCCTGGCGATTTTCTTCGGGAACAGGCAGACCCTCTGGGACAAGTTCTGCTCTTCACGCGTCGTCGAGTGA
- a CDS encoding alpha-amylase family glycosyl hydrolase → MSFRPRSNRWMSFFTACLLASSAMVYGDDAVSLIQSLDRLARDSHTAQSTVRSEGTESEAGLGAVARENESADQLKRLMRGVDTPESAKETLDLFRQYGGRASNASEMKAFRQGLAFLEQRLDFLARSESPAYRTSLDEVRGLISDARFRSNVAPERAQRPARTAARTGGARSAIPQDLLGSEVVNGKTSFEVYSPAATAVNVVLFKKADDRTGTAYPMKKFDDGVWRYTIDKDLSGSYYAYTLTGPTTDGHLFDPKRLISDPYAFANVDHDGKSIVVGPQMHKFTWTDQGFKTPAAKDIVIYEMHVKDTTAHSSSGVEGEKRGTYLGMLEGLGTDKVLGHLQDLGVNAVELLPCQEFDNNFAGHPNHWGYMTSHFFAPECAYATGKNGEGIREFKQMVNGLHKAGIAVIMDVVYNHTAEGNEKGIPFLFKGLDNPGYYRLCDDKRFYWNGTGCGNEFRSDNPMTRKYILDSLKYWMREYHVDGFRFDLGTILDKETMSAIMSELPESAIIVAEPWAADWKRNQWGKSDFRNTKLGKWNDDFREQIRAFISGNGDRNSVMTVLAGTCFWWTAKPTESVNYIECHDGAVLSDLLKMDKDRFRLGAVALLTAQGIPMIHQGQEFMRSKKGNDNSYDQDNEINWINWGDKKKNADIYEFYKGLIGLRMKYENFRHAVALNSQNIEWLQPANSRGLGYLLKGKTDLLVLFNTDPGDWITFNLPGADDWTVICDGEKVNDKGLYTAKGTYNVPSRKAVILKRAR, encoded by the coding sequence ATGTCTTTCAGACCACGCTCGAACCGTTGGATGTCGTTCTTCACCGCCTGTCTGCTGGCCTCGTCGGCCATGGTGTACGGCGATGACGCAGTTTCGCTGATCCAGTCCCTCGACAGGCTTGCGCGCGACTCGCATACCGCGCAGAGCACGGTCCGTTCCGAAGGAACCGAAAGTGAGGCCGGCCTCGGCGCCGTTGCGCGCGAGAACGAAAGCGCCGACCAGTTGAAGCGTCTGATGCGCGGCGTCGACACCCCCGAGTCCGCGAAGGAAACCCTCGATCTGTTTCGCCAGTATGGCGGTCGCGCTTCGAACGCCTCCGAAATGAAAGCCTTCCGTCAGGGCCTGGCATTCCTCGAACAGCGTCTCGATTTTCTCGCCCGGAGCGAGAGCCCGGCGTACCGCACCTCTCTCGATGAAGTCCGCGGTCTGATCTCAGACGCCAGGTTTCGCTCGAACGTCGCCCCGGAACGCGCTCAGCGACCCGCGAGAACGGCGGCCCGGACGGGGGGGGCACGCTCGGCCATTCCCCAGGACCTGCTTGGCAGCGAGGTCGTGAACGGCAAGACCAGTTTCGAGGTGTATTCCCCGGCGGCGACGGCGGTGAACGTCGTTCTGTTCAAAAAAGCCGACGACAGGACCGGCACTGCGTACCCGATGAAGAAGTTCGACGACGGCGTCTGGCGGTATACGATCGACAAGGACCTGTCGGGGAGTTACTACGCTTACACCCTCACGGGGCCGACGACCGACGGCCACCTGTTCGATCCCAAGCGTCTGATTTCCGATCCCTACGCGTTTGCGAACGTGGATCACGACGGGAAGAGCATCGTCGTGGGGCCTCAGATGCACAAATTCACCTGGACCGACCAGGGTTTCAAAACGCCTGCCGCAAAAGATATTGTTATCTATGAAATGCACGTGAAGGACACGACCGCTCATTCGTCTTCCGGAGTCGAAGGCGAGAAGCGCGGAACCTACCTCGGCATGCTCGAGGGGCTCGGCACCGACAAGGTGCTCGGCCACCTCCAGGACCTCGGCGTCAACGCCGTCGAACTGCTTCCCTGCCAGGAGTTCGACAACAACTTCGCCGGCCACCCGAACCACTGGGGCTACATGACGAGCCACTTCTTCGCCCCCGAGTGCGCCTACGCGACCGGCAAGAACGGCGAGGGCATCCGCGAGTTCAAACAGATGGTGAACGGTCTTCACAAGGCCGGCATCGCCGTCATCATGGACGTCGTCTACAACCACACCGCCGAGGGCAACGAGAAGGGGATTCCCTTCCTGTTCAAGGGCCTCGACAACCCCGGCTACTACCGGCTGTGCGACGACAAGCGGTTCTACTGGAACGGCACCGGCTGCGGGAACGAGTTCCGCTCCGACAACCCGATGACCCGCAAATACATTCTCGACAGTCTCAAATACTGGATGCGAGAGTACCACGTCGACGGCTTCCGATTCGATCTCGGCACGATTCTCGACAAGGAGACGATGTCGGCGATCATGAGTGAACTGCCGGAATCGGCGATCATCGTCGCAGAGCCCTGGGCCGCCGACTGGAAGCGCAATCAGTGGGGCAAGAGCGACTTCCGCAACACGAAACTCGGCAAGTGGAACGACGACTTCCGCGAGCAGATCCGCGCCTTCATCAGCGGCAACGGCGACCGCAATTCGGTCATGACCGTGCTCGCCGGCACCTGCTTCTGGTGGACCGCCAAGCCGACCGAGAGCGTGAACTACATCGAGTGCCATGACGGCGCCGTCCTGTCCGACCTGCTGAAAATGGACAAGGACCGCTTCCGACTCGGCGCCGTCGCGCTTCTCACGGCGCAGGGCATCCCGATGATCCATCAGGGCCAGGAGTTCATGCGCTCCAAGAAGGGCAACGACAACTCCTACGACCAGGACAACGAGATCAACTGGATCAACTGGGGCGACAAGAAGAAAAATGCCGACATCTACGAGTTCTACAAAGGTCTGATCGGCCTGCGCATGAAATACGAGAATTTCCGGCACGCCGTCGCCCTCAACAGCCAGAACATCGAGTGGCTCCAGCCCGCCAACAGCCGCGGTCTCGGCTACCTGCTGAAGGGCAAGACCGACCTGCTGGTGCTGTTCAACACCGACCCCGGCGACTGGATCACCTTCAACCTCCCCGGCGCCGACGACTGGACCGTCATCTGCGACGGCGAGAAGGTGAACGACAAGGGACTCTACACCGCCAAGGGCACCTACAATGTCCCCTCCCGCAAGGCCGTCATCCTCAAAAGAGCCCGCTGA
- a CDS encoding sigma-54 dependent transcriptional regulator — MRILIVDDDRQQAENLAELLASRGHEAVYRTDPVMGLAAFEAEEFGLTLLDLRMPGIDGLTLLKRGLEMRPDARIVILTAYGTIDTAVEAMKKGAFDFLVKPVEDAKLQNILSLTENAARMSRLAGLSAPRGPDTETFIASNPAMRIVKDLIRRVAALSTTVLITGETGTGKELVARAIHLNSSRKEKPFVAVNCANLQGTLLESELFGHEKGAFTGADARKLGKFEVASGGTLFLDEVAEIPPEIQAKLLRVLQEQEIERVGGVKPVRVDVRLVSATNKDLAGMAAQGRFRPDLYYRINVFPIHLPPLRERPDDIPALAGHLLSEIAAAHGRKQLGISRDALTLLRGLDWPGNIRELKNVLERAAVIDEDGMITPDDLLLPAGGTRPAPAPGCGPIDTRLDDSERTMIVEALRHSHGNVVAAARELDLPRRTLYDRLKRLGIDPAKYRGGESR, encoded by the coding sequence ATGCGAATCCTGATCGTCGATGATGACCGGCAGCAGGCGGAAAACCTCGCCGAACTGCTTGCGAGCCGCGGGCACGAGGCGGTGTACCGCACCGATCCCGTGATGGGCTTGGCGGCATTCGAAGCCGAGGAGTTCGGGCTTACCCTTCTCGACCTGCGCATGCCCGGCATCGACGGTCTGACCTTGCTCAAGCGAGGCCTCGAGATGAGGCCCGATGCCCGCATCGTCATCCTGACGGCCTACGGCACGATCGACACGGCCGTCGAGGCGATGAAGAAAGGCGCGTTCGATTTCCTCGTCAAGCCGGTCGAGGATGCGAAGCTCCAGAACATCCTCTCGCTTACCGAAAACGCCGCCCGCATGTCGCGGCTGGCCGGGCTCTCGGCCCCGCGTGGCCCCGACACCGAAACCTTCATCGCCTCCAACCCCGCGATGCGCATCGTGAAAGACCTGATCCGCCGCGTCGCCGCCCTTTCGACGACGGTGCTGATTACCGGTGAGACCGGCACGGGAAAAGAGCTCGTCGCACGTGCCATCCATCTCAACAGCTCCCGCAAGGAAAAGCCCTTCGTCGCCGTAAACTGCGCCAATCTGCAGGGGACCCTCCTCGAATCCGAGCTGTTTGGCCATGAAAAAGGGGCATTTACGGGCGCCGATGCGAGAAAACTCGGCAAGTTCGAGGTCGCGTCGGGCGGCACCCTGTTCCTCGACGAGGTTGCTGAAATCCCCCCGGAAATCCAGGCGAAGCTCCTTCGCGTCCTCCAGGAGCAGGAAATCGAGCGCGTCGGCGGCGTCAAGCCCGTTCGAGTCGACGTGCGTCTCGTATCGGCCACGAACAAGGATCTCGCGGGAATGGCCGCGCAGGGCCGGTTCCGCCCGGATCTCTACTACCGTATCAACGTCTTCCCGATCCATCTGCCGCCGCTTCGGGAACGCCCCGACGACATCCCGGCCCTCGCCGGCCACCTGCTGTCGGAAATTGCCGCGGCCCATGGCAGGAAACAACTCGGCATCTCCCGTGACGCTCTGACCCTTCTGCGCGGCCTCGACTGGCCGGGAAACATCCGGGAATTGAAAAATGTGCTCGAACGCGCCGCCGTCATCGACGAGGACGGGATGATAACGCCCGATGACCTGCTTCTCCCTGCGGGTGGCACGAGGCCGGCTCCGGCGCCGGGATGCGGCCCCATCGACACCCGCCTCGACGACTCAGAGCGAACCATGATCGTCGAGGCTCTCAGGCATTCCCATGGAAATGTCGTAGCCGCAGCGCGCGAACTTGATCTGCCACGACGCACGCTGTACGACCGGCTAAAACGCCTCGGAATCGATCCGGCGAAGTATCGCGGTGGGGAATCCCGCTGA